The nucleotide window CGAGGGCTGCGGAAGCCGAAAAGCCGGCCCCACAAATGAAGGTGTTGCCAACGGCGGCTCCCGAAATCGCGGCGACGGCGGCTCCGGACGCGAAACCACAGGCCGCGCGGGCGGGTGGTGCGGGAATTCCCGCGTCGAAACTGCGGCCGTCGCGAACGTCCGCAGCCACTGCCGAGGATCGGCAAGTTGCCGATGCTGAAGCGGCCGAGGAGATGGCGGTGCCGCTACGGCCGGATGCGGTGGCGGGAGAATTGCGGCCCAGGGCAACCCAAGAACCGAAAGTCCAAGTGCGGGGTGGCTGAGCCGCCGAAGCGTGCATTGATCAACCCGATTAACGCCGTCGCGAGTAATTGGAATGCGCGGTCGCGCCGAGGGTGCGCGCAGGCGTCGGACTTGAAATAAGCCACCCATCGTTGAATTGCCGGTCACGATGCGCATTGCTCGGCCGGCGTCCGAATCGGCCCGGCAAACCCCAGAATGGCCTTCGGAAACATTAATCGTCTGCCTGATTTCCAAACGGTAAACAGTACAAATTCGCGACGACACGCCAGTCTATGCCGCGAGGAGTTGTACCGCGGTCCCTTAGCTTGACGAGCAATACGTGAGAGGGGCTCATGGCGGTGAGTCGAACCGAACTCGACGACATGTCGCGTCGGGCATTTCTGGCAAAAGCCATCGCGGCCAGCACCGGGGCGATGATGTCCATCGCCGGCCCGGTTATAGAAAAGGCTTATGGCGCTGGTCCGTGCTCTGGTCATTTGACCGATATCGAGCACATCGTGTTGTTTCTGCAGGAGAACCGGTCGTTCGACCACTATTTTGGCACCCTCTCCGGCACCGATGGGTACAACACCGCGTCGCCGTTGTTCCAGCAAAAGGGCTGGAACCCGAAGACACAGGCACTCGATCCGGCGGGCATTACCTCGCCCTACCGCTTCGATACCACCCGTTTCGTGCTTGATGGCGAGTGTCTTAGCGACCCCGACCACTCGTGGAAGGCGATGCACGATTCCTGGAACGGCGGCGCCAACGACAACTGGCTGCCCGCACAGGTCGGCCACAGTCCGGTGCCGGGCTTCGCCAACGTCCCGGTGACCATGGGTTACTACACACGCAAAGACATCCCGATTCACTACCTGTTGGCCGACACGTTCACGGTGTGCGATCGGTACTATTCCTCGGTTTTGGGCCCCACCCTGCCGAACCGGTTGTACTGGCTAAGTGCCAACCTCGGTGCCGACGGTACTCAGGGTGGGCCGCAGCTGACTAGCCCCGCTACCGAACCGCTTGGCCAGTTCAGCTGGACCACCATGCCGGAGAACCTCAGCGCCGCCGGCGTCAGCTGGAAGCTGTACCGCAGCAAATCGCTTGGCGCCGTCGGCAGCAACTACTTCAACTACACCTACGACCGCATAATGATGTATTTCAGGCAGGCGCAGGACCCGCGTTCGGACTTGGCCCGTTTTGGCATCGCTCCGACCTATCCGTTGGACTTCGCCGCGGACGTCAAAGCCAATAGACTGCCCCAGGTTTCGTGGGTCGTGCCCAATACCCCCGAGTCCGAGCATCCCGCATTTCCGCCGGCCATCGGAGCCATCGGCATCGTCAATCTGCTCAGAATCCTGCTTTCCAACCCGGCGGTATGGGAAAAGACCGCGCTGATCGTCGCCTATGACGAAAACGGTGGCTTTTTCGACCATGTCGTTCCGCCCACCCCCCCGGCGGGGACGCCGGGTGAATATCTCACGGTGCCGGATATCAACGCCGTTTCGGGGTCCAGCGGCATACGCGGGCCGATCGGACTGGGCTTTCGTGTCCCGTGTTTCATCATTTCGCCCTACAGCCGGGGCCCGCTGATGGTCCATGACGTGTTCGACCATACCTCGCAGCTGAAGCTGGTCAGCAAGCGATTTGGAGTGCCCGTGCCCAACCTCACCGCCTGGCGCGACGGAACGGTTGGCGATATGACCTCGACCTTCAATTTCGCCGTCCCACCCAACTCATCGCGACCGAATTTGAGCCACCCCCTGCTCGAGGCCCTGCCGAAACTGCCGCAATGCGTGCCCAACGTGTGGTTGGGCACGGTAGGGTTGAACCCGAATCCTTTCACGGGGTCACCGCAGGGAATCCCCTATCGGGTGCCCTTCCCGCAGATCATGCCCTCCCAGGAAACCGGGCCTGCTCGCGGAATTCCGAGTGGCGCCTGTTGACCCGGCCGCTAGAGCGCGGGTGTGCGGAGCAGGCTCAGCACCGTCCGCCCCAGCACGATCGGGTCGATGGGATGAGGCACCGCGGCCTCGGCTCGTGACCAACTGGCGAGCCAGGCGTCGTCGGGGCGCCCGGTGAGCACCACGATCGGCGGGCAGCTGGTCAGTTCGTCCTTCAGTTGCTTGGCGATACCCATGCCCCCGGTGGGTGTTGCCTCCCCGTCGAGAATGGCCAAGTCGATGCCGCCTTCGTCCATCCGCCGCACCACCATGGGACCGGTGGCCACTTCGACGTAGGTCAATTGGGGCAAATCCGGATGCAGCCGTTTACCCAATGCTCGCATCACCTGTTCGCGGGTCTGGACGTTGTCGCTGTAGACGAGGATCCGCAGGTCCTGGCTGGAGTCGGGCACGGTCCAGATGGTACTGGTCCCGGGCCGTCAAGCGGCGGGTGGCACCACGGCCACCTCATCGCGGGACTCCGTGGTTTCCTGCCGGATCAGCCGGCCCGGGCCGGCGCGAAGACTAGTTCGGCGGACGCGGTGGCCGTCGCCGCCATCACACCGAATTTGTTCCAATCCAGACCAAACTGGGCTCGGTCGATGTCGGCCTGGCCCGATATCCGCACCGAGCCGTCGCCGAACTCGCTGATCGTGACCGGCAGTGGCACCGGGTCGGCGATGCCTTTGATAGTGAAGCTGGCGCGCAGGTCGGCGTTTTTGCCCTTGGTCGGGTGCAGCGTGGTGACCACCACCCGGATCTGGGGGAAATGCTCGACGTCGAAAAAGTCGGCCGAGCGCAGGTGCTTGTCGCGGCGGCCGATCCCGGTCTGCAGGGAGGCGGCCTCGATTTCCAGGTGTCCGGAGACCGCGCCGTCGCTAGCCAGCTCGCCGTAGCCGCTGAACTGGGTGAACTCGCCCTTGACGGTTAGCAAGCCCCACATGTTCTTGATCTTGAAGGTGACGGTCGATTGTTCTGGAACGAGGTGCCACGCTCCTTGCGCGTCGGGATCGCTTAGCAATGCTTCCAGGGTCGTCATCGTGGCTCCTCAATAGTTTTCCAGCTCCTCATGGCTATCGAGCTCGGTCGGGCTCATCCAGCAGGGGCGCGAGTTCGGCGGGGTCGAAGTACTCGTCGATGCGGTTGATCAGACCATCCATGTCCAGCTTGATCACGATGCACACCCGCACGGCGATCGACTGGCCGGCTTGGCCGGCCGCATGTAGCACATGCTGCTGGACAAAGCCCCTGTCGAATACCTGACGGTCCAGGATGCGGTAGCGACGTTCGGTGGTTGCCGCGACGAACCACTCGATCACCCGCAGTGCGCGATCCTTGTCGTTGTCCCGGTGGGCGCCGACACGCCACACCGCAATGTTGGCGCTCCACATTCGATTGACCGTGGCCAGGTCGCTGTTTTCGATGGCAGTGAACAGTCGATCGGCCACCTCGACGATGGACTCGGCGGGATAAGAGGGCATAGGCCCGGCTCCTATTCGCTGTCGTATCCGGGGTGGGCGACCGCCAACCGATCTCGTACCAGTGTGCGCAGGCAGGCAACCACCTCGGCGGCGCGGCCGTCCAGGTGCCCAGCCCGGATAGCGGCGGCCAGGCGGGCCTCGTCGGCGAAGCCCAGGCTGTTCACCGCCGCGCGGACGTCGGAATCACCGGGGCAGAGCAGTTCACGCTGCACGATGCGCAACGCGTTGGCGGCCACCCTGGCATGGAAATTGACCTGCCCGGTGGTTGTCGCCCGGACATCGCCCTCCAGGAACTCGGCAACGGCAGCGACGAGTTCGGCCGCGGTCGGACGGCCGTAGCGGGCGGTCATTATCTGGCTCCTTCGAGTAGGTCCAGCAGGTCCCATTCGTTCTCGCAGACCCGGCGGCCGATCGTGGCCAACTCCACCGATCTGGCCTGCCCGCTCAAATGTCGCTCCGCCTGGTATCGGCAGATGACGCCCCAACGTAGTGTGGCCAGCACCAGCCACCAGCGAAAGGCGGCTCGGTCGACGGCGGTCCCGCTGGCATCCTCATAGGTCCGCAGGAAATCTTCGATGCCGCCCAGGCCGCCGGCCGCGTGGCTGGCCGGAGCGCCAAACCGCCAGGCGCGCACGCAGAACCAGGCCAGGTCCTCGTATCCCGCACCGACATGCACCAGCTCCCAATCCAAAACGGCGGCAAGCCCGGATCCGTCGACGATGAGATTTCCCATCCGGTAGTCGCCGTGCACCAGAACCGCCGCCGGCTCGGCCGGCCGATGGGCGGCCAGCCAGCGGAAAGCCCATTCGAAGGTGGCGGTGGTGTCACCCATGGCGTCGAGTCGCTCGCGCCACTGTGCCACCGGGTCTTCGCGGGCCAAGCCGGCATCGGCCGAGTCGGCTCGGTGGATGGCGGCCAGCGCCTGCGCGCACTGGCGCAGCAGGCGCCGCCGGCCCGCTTCGTCGAGCTGGCGCTGGATGCGCCGGACAATGGTCTCGCCTTCGATCGCGTCGCAGACCAGGAACGGGTTGCCAAGTGCTGCAGCGGAATCGCTGGCGATCAGGATGCGGGGCACGGGCGCACCGGCAGCCGCGGCGGCGGCCTGGACGCGTGCCTCGAGTTCCATTCCGGCGTGTACATCGTCTGGTGGCCCGGTGCGCAGAATGAGCGACCTGCGTCCGCGGTCGGTGCTGGCGTCGAATGCCCAGGTGGTCCTGCTGGCTCCGCCGGTAAGCGTGCGCAGGTTGTCGACGGTCACCTCGGCGCCCAGGACCGGGCGCAACACGGCGGTCAAATTGTCGAGCAGTTGGGTCATTTCTTGCCAAACTTGAATAGCCGCTGGGCAACCCGGCGAATCTGTATTTCTTCGGCGCCCTCGGTGATCCGGTAGCGACGGTGATGGCGATAGATGTGCTCGAACGGTTCGTGACGGCTGTAACCGACACCGCCAAACACTTGCATGGCCCGGTCGGCTGCTTCGCACACCAGTCGATTGGCGCGGTAGTTGGCCATCGACACCTTGTCGGAAACCTCCATATGGTGGTTTCGGTCCAAATGCCAGGCGGCGTAGTACACCAGTAGCCGCACCATCTGCGCCTCGGTCTGCAGTTCGACAAGGGGCCACTGGACGGCCTGGTTCACCGACAGCGGCTTGCCGAACACCGTGCGGTCGCCCGCGTAGGCCACGGCCCGGTCAATGCAGTATTGGGCGGCACCCAGACTACTGGCCGCCTGGCGAATCCTGTTCTCGTGCAAGAAGGTCTGCCCGACCTCAAGGCCCCGGTCCACTTCGCCAAGCACCGCGCCGTCGGGGACTCGGACGTCATTGAGCTCCACCTCGCCGTGGTCGGTGGGCATGTTCAGCGTCCACCAGTAGTACGGCACGGTGAAGCCGGGGGCATCGGTCGGCACCAGAAACGCGGTGATGCCTCGAGCCTGGCCGGGTTCACCCGAGGTTCGAGCGAACACCAGATCGTGGGTGGCGCGGTGCACACCGGTGTTGAACCGCTTGGCGCCGTTGATAATCCAACTGTCACCGGTTCGTTCGGCGTGGGTCTGCATCCAGGTGGCATCCGACCCGTGCCGTGGCTCGGTCAGTCCGAACGCCATCGACCGTTCTCCAGTGATGAGCGCCTCGGTCCATTCCTTTTTTTGCGCCTCGGTGCCGAACCGGTCCATCATGATGACCTGCGGAAAGTTGCCGACGATCGAGGATTCGTTCTGCAGATCGTTATGCAGGCCGAGTCCCTTGTGCGCCAGGTGTTCGCGGATGACGGCCATATCGAGGTTGGTCCCGTCGCGGCCGCCGAACTGAGCGGGCAGCCCGTAGCGTAGCCAACCCGCTTTGTCGGCACGCCTTCGCATCTCACCCAGCAGGTCTTCCCATTCCCGGCGGGGAATACCGTCGTTGTCCCAGTCGGTGCGGGCGTGCTCCCGACGATGGTCGAAATAGTGAATGTGTTCGTGTTCCAGCGGCTTGATCTCGGCCTCGATGAACGCGTCCATCTCGGCGAGCAGTCCTGGCAGGTGTTCTGGCAAAGTGAAATCCACGGAAATCTCCTTAGCGGTCTCCCTACGCGCCGTACAAGGTCTTTTTCCAGACCGTTGACAGGGTCCTGATGGCATCCTCGTCGGTGACATCCATTCCCAGCCCGGACGGACCCACAAAGACGGTCGTAAAGTTCTCGAACAACAGCGCGATGGCCGCTGCGGTGTGGTCCGGGTTGAGTTCGGTTCCGAAGCCCTGGCCCTGCGCGTGGCGAACCGAGGCGGCGACGATTTCCATGCCGAAGCGCCGGAATTGGTTCTGGACGGCGGCGAAGCGCTGCTGGGTGGCCGCGAGCTGGGCAACCGCGATCATGATGCCGATGTTTTGTTTGAAGATATTCCAGTAGCCGGTGACCACCGAGGTGAAAAACGCGTCGTCGTCCGGAGATTCCGGCAGCTGCAGGCTCAGCCCGGACGGCGCCACTACGTCGTGCAAGAACGACTGTGCCAGCGCGGCCAACAGGTCTTCCTTGTCGGTGAAGTACCGATAAAACACCGCCGATGACTTTCCGGCGGCGGAGGTGATGTCGGCCAGGGTGGTCCCGTGGAAGCCGCGCTCGGCGAACAGCTTCCGCGCGGCTTGCTCGATGGCCTGCCGAGTCTGGCGGCCTTTGGAACTGAGTTCTCGTGCGGCTTCCGGAGCGGGCATCAGATTCGGATCCGGTCTCCTGCGCGTAGCAAAGCGCCCGGCAGATCATGGCCGACAATCGCTTTCGCAACCTCGGCGGCTGCGATGGCGGCGGGCAAGTCGACATCGACATGGTAGCCGCTGTCGGTAAGCAGATACACCAGATCCTCGGTGGCGATGTTGCCGGTGGCGCCCGGGGCGAAGGGGCAGCCGCCGAGCCCGCCGACCGAGGCGTCCAGTCGGGTAACACCGGAGCGCACGGCCGCATACGCGCTGGCCAGCCCCGCGCCACGGGTGTTGTGAAAGTGTCCACCCAGCCTAATGTCACCGATCACCGGACTGAGCTGTGCGACGAGGGAACTGACGCGGCCCGGGGTTGCGGTGCCGATGGTGTCGGCAATCGAGAAGCGGTGCGCACCCTGCTCCCGGGCGGCGGCAGCGATCTCAACGACTCGCTGCGGCGGGGTTGGCCCGTCGAACGGACAATCCCACGCGGTGGCCACGATGACCTCGACGGTGACATCGCTGTCGTGGGCGATGGCGAGGATCTCACCGATCTGACGGGTGGCCTCCGCGGTGGTACGCCCGACATTGGCCATGCTGAATGAATCGCTGGCCGATACCACATATTCGATGGCGCGCAGCCCCGCGGCGACCGCTCGTCGGGCGCCGTTGGGACTGGCCACCAACGCGGAGAATTCGATGTCCGGGTAGTTATCCAGTTCCGCGGCAAGCTCGGCGGCGTCGGCCATCGACGGCACCTTCGACGGCGACACGAATGCGGTTGCCTCGACCTCGAGAACTCCGGTGGCGGCCACCGCGGTCAGCAATTCCAGCTTGGCGGACAGCGGGATTGGGCGCTCGATCTGCAGGCCGTCGCGCAACGCTACCTCGCGGATGTCGACATGATTGGTCACAGCACCTTCTCGGCCCGCAATGCTTCGAGTTCCTCGGCGGCCTTGCCCAGCAGCCCGAGATACACATCGTCGTTGTGTTGTCCCGGGCGTGCCGGACCGGCGTTGCGGATGCTGCCCGGGGATTCTGACAGCACCGGCACGATTCCCGGCCCCAGTACCGGCCGCTCGAATCGTTCGTCGAAGTGTTCGACCAGCATGCGGCGCGCACGCAGTTGTGGATCGTCGACTACCTCTGCCACCGTGTTGATCGGCCCGGCTATCACGCCTGCGGCAGAAAGCGTTTCGATAATCTCGCTAGGCTTGCGTTGGGCGGCCCAGTCGCCGATGATCTTGTCGAGTTCATCTTGGTTGCGACCGCGAGCACCGTGGTTGGCGAAGCGGTCGTCGGTGGCCAATTCCGGGCATCCCATCGCGTGGCACAGGCGGGCAAACACAGTGTCCTGGTTGGCCGCGATCACCACCCACGATCCGTCGGCGCTGCGGTAGATGTTGGACGGCGCGATGCCCTCCAGCCTGGTGCCTGACGGCCCACGCACTATCCCGCCCACGTCATAGTCCGGAATGGTGGACTCCTGGACTGCCAAACAGGATTCGGTCAATGCGACATCGACCACCTGACCCTTGCCGGTGATGCTGCGGCGGTACAGCGCGGCCAGCGCACCCTGGGCGCCGAACATGCCCGCCAAGCTGTCACCCAAAGACAGCGCCAGCCGAGGTGGGGGTCCACCGGGGAAACCGTTGAGGTGACGCAGTCCGCTGGCCGCCTCGGCCACCGACGCGTAACCGGCCTTGTGGGCATCGGGTCCGGTCTGCCCGTAACCCGATACCCGAACCAGGATGATCCCGGAATTGCGGTCGGCCAGCACCTCATAACCCAGGTTCCACTTCTCCAGCGTTCCCGGGCGGAAGTTCTCCACCACGATGTCAGATTTCTCGACCAGCTCCAGGAACAACTCCCGGCCCCGCGGCCGGCGCAGGTCGAGTGTGATGGCGCGCTTGTTGCGCGCATGCACCGTCCAGAACACATGCTGCCCGTCCAGTTCGGCCTGCCCCCAGGTGCGCAA belongs to Mycobacterium basiliense and includes:
- a CDS encoding phospholipase C, with the translated sequence MAVSRTELDDMSRRAFLAKAIAASTGAMMSIAGPVIEKAYGAGPCSGHLTDIEHIVLFLQENRSFDHYFGTLSGTDGYNTASPLFQQKGWNPKTQALDPAGITSPYRFDTTRFVLDGECLSDPDHSWKAMHDSWNGGANDNWLPAQVGHSPVPGFANVPVTMGYYTRKDIPIHYLLADTFTVCDRYYSSVLGPTLPNRLYWLSANLGADGTQGGPQLTSPATEPLGQFSWTTMPENLSAAGVSWKLYRSKSLGAVGSNYFNYTYDRIMMYFRQAQDPRSDLARFGIAPTYPLDFAADVKANRLPQVSWVVPNTPESEHPAFPPAIGAIGIVNLLRILLSNPAVWEKTALIVAYDENGGFFDHVVPPTPPAGTPGEYLTVPDINAVSGSSGIRGPIGLGFRVPCFIISPYSRGPLMVHDVFDHTSQLKLVSKRFGVPVPNLTAWRDGTVGDMTSTFNFAVPPNSSRPNLSHPLLEALPKLPQCVPNVWLGTVGLNPNPFTGSPQGIPYRVPFPQIMPSQETGPARGIPSGAC
- a CDS encoding DUF6285 domain-containing protein is translated as MTARYGRPTAAELVAAVAEFLEGDVRATTTGQVNFHARVAANALRIVQRELLCPGDSDVRAAVNSLGFADEARLAAAIRAGHLDGRAAEVVACLRTLVRDRLAVAHPGYDSE
- a CDS encoding CaiB/BaiF CoA transferase family protein encodes the protein MSGTGPLDGIRVLELGTLIAGPFAGRLLGDMGADVIKVEPPGAPDPLRTWGQAELDGQHVFWTVHARNKRAITLDLRRPRGRELFLELVEKSDIVVENFRPGTLEKWNLGYEVLADRNSGIILVRVSGYGQTGPDAHKAGYASVAEAASGLRHLNGFPGGPPPRLALSLGDSLAGMFGAQGALAALYRRSITGKGQVVDVALTESCLAVQESTIPDYDVGGIVRGPSGTRLEGIAPSNIYRSADGSWVVIAANQDTVFARLCHAMGCPELATDDRFANHGARGRNQDELDKIIGDWAAQRKPSEIIETLSAAGVIAGPINTVAEVVDDPQLRARRMLVEHFDERFERPVLGPGIVPVLSESPGSIRNAGPARPGQHNDDVYLGLLGKAAEELEALRAEKVL
- a CDS encoding Rv3143 family two-component system response regulator, which produces MPDSSQDLRILVYSDNVQTREQVMRALGKRLHPDLPQLTYVEVATGPMVVRRMDEGGIDLAILDGEATPTGGMGIAKQLKDELTSCPPIVVLTGRPDDAWLASWSRAEAAVPHPIDPIVLGRTVLSLLRTPAL
- a CDS encoding phosphotransferase family protein, which gives rise to MTQLLDNLTAVLRPVLGAEVTVDNLRTLTGGASRTTWAFDASTDRGRRSLILRTGPPDDVHAGMELEARVQAAAAAAGAPVPRILIASDSAAALGNPFLVCDAIEGETIVRRIQRQLDEAGRRRLLRQCAQALAAIHRADSADAGLAREDPVAQWRERLDAMGDTTATFEWAFRWLAAHRPAEPAAVLVHGDYRMGNLIVDGSGLAAVLDWELVHVGAGYEDLAWFCVRAWRFGAPASHAAGGLGGIEDFLRTYEDASGTAVDRAAFRWWLVLATLRWGVICRYQAERHLSGQARSVELATIGRRVCENEWDLLDLLEGAR
- a CDS encoding nuclear transport factor 2 family protein, whose translation is MPSYPAESIVEVADRLFTAIENSDLATVNRMWSANIAVWRVGAHRDNDKDRALRVIEWFVAATTERRYRILDRQVFDRGFVQQHVLHAAGQAGQSIAVRVCIVIKLDMDGLINRIDEYFDPAELAPLLDEPDRAR
- a CDS encoding TetR/AcrR family transcriptional regulator, producing MPAPEAARELSSKGRQTRQAIEQAARKLFAERGFHGTTLADITSAAGKSSAVFYRYFTDKEDLLAALAQSFLHDVVAPSGLSLQLPESPDDDAFFTSVVTGYWNIFKQNIGIMIAVAQLAATQQRFAAVQNQFRRFGMEIVAASVRHAQGQGFGTELNPDHTAAAIALLFENFTTVFVGPSGLGMDVTDEDAIRTLSTVWKKTLYGA
- a CDS encoding hydroxymethylglutaryl-CoA lyase, whose protein sequence is MTNHVDIREVALRDGLQIERPIPLSAKLELLTAVAATGVLEVEATAFVSPSKVPSMADAAELAAELDNYPDIEFSALVASPNGARRAVAAGLRAIEYVVSASDSFSMANVGRTTAEATRQIGEILAIAHDSDVTVEVIVATAWDCPFDGPTPPQRVVEIAAAAREQGAHRFSIADTIGTATPGRVSSLVAQLSPVIGDIRLGGHFHNTRGAGLASAYAAVRSGVTRLDASVGGLGGCPFAPGATGNIATEDLVYLLTDSGYHVDVDLPAAIAAAEVAKAIVGHDLPGALLRAGDRIRI
- a CDS encoding acyl-CoA dehydrogenase family protein → MDFTLPEHLPGLLAEMDAFIEAEIKPLEHEHIHYFDHRREHARTDWDNDGIPRREWEDLLGEMRRRADKAGWLRYGLPAQFGGRDGTNLDMAVIREHLAHKGLGLHNDLQNESSIVGNFPQVIMMDRFGTEAQKKEWTEALITGERSMAFGLTEPRHGSDATWMQTHAERTGDSWIINGAKRFNTGVHRATHDLVFARTSGEPGQARGITAFLVPTDAPGFTVPYYWWTLNMPTDHGEVELNDVRVPDGAVLGEVDRGLEVGQTFLHENRIRQAASSLGAAQYCIDRAVAYAGDRTVFGKPLSVNQAVQWPLVELQTEAQMVRLLVYYAAWHLDRNHHMEVSDKVSMANYRANRLVCEAADRAMQVFGGVGYSRHEPFEHIYRHHRRYRITEGAEEIQIRRVAQRLFKFGKK
- a CDS encoding YceI family protein, with translation MTTLEALLSDPDAQGAWHLVPEQSTVTFKIKNMWGLLTVKGEFTQFSGYGELASDGAVSGHLEIEAASLQTGIGRRDKHLRSADFFDVEHFPQIRVVVTTLHPTKGKNADLRASFTIKGIADPVPLPVTISEFGDGSVRISGQADIDRAQFGLDWNKFGVMAATATASAELVFAPARAG